Within the Vigna angularis cultivar LongXiaoDou No.4 chromosome 10, ASM1680809v1, whole genome shotgun sequence genome, the region TAATTGAAAGAGAGAATATGTTTAACAATTACAGCGAATACGTTTAGCAATTGTCTATGTTATAAACCTCGTGTCGCTGACCAAAAGAACCAACATTTTTATTATCCCATTTTACTGGGGAAAAAAAGGTGACAACTCTTATTTAGAAAATTCTGTAAACAAAACCTGATTATTCTTTATGTACGAGACAAAAACTAAAATGAGTATACATATATTCTCTTTATACAACAACTCTAATATACACTTCTTTTCAACCAAAAACAGTgataatatttcaaaatctagttggtgtttttttcttctgattttAACTGTTGGATTCTCTGACGTAGTCTACGCCGGTGGTCATGTATCTTCCAGAGCCCATGTCCCAATATCACAGTGGAATATATGCCATGTGTGATAATCGGAGCAAGAATGTTATCAGTCTGTCACGTTGCATTccaaacagaaaaataaataaataaaaattagtttttaccTCTTAAACCCAAGACAACAACCAAATAAttgtgaaataaataaaatttcaagttAAAGATTACCTGGATCCACTCCAGACCTAGGTACAGGGCTAGTAATCCTTCCAGAAGTGGAGAAtagatttttttcatttgcCGTTTTTCATACCAGGCTGCAAACCAAAATTAGAATGATTCAGATCAAGACATCACTGCTAGAAAATGATAAATGATGTTTCTCAAAGGCATTTTCTTGATCAAATGTACCATCGTTACTTATCAGTAAATTAACAAGTCAAATTTGCTCCAAATCTTATTTTCATGGAAACAACAATATAAATCTGTTGACAGAACTATAATTCACTCGTTTAGAATGATGACAAATAAGGAAGATGTGAACTGATTCCAAAAGTGTGCTACAGGAGAAAAGAACTGAACCTTCAAACAGCTTTTTCAAATCTTGACGACCAGAGCGAGACTGTGTAACAGGTGCAACAACATAAGTAGGAtctgaaagagaaagaaaaaaggccTTCGTTAATCAGACTGAAAACATAATAGGGAAAGtctaaaaagagaaataaaaaaaagtgaccTTTAGGAGAGGCAGCCATGTAATAGAGAGATCCAGTAAGGACAGCTGTAAGAACTGCTGCAAATGCCTGAGCAAATGGAACAAATGGAGGCAGCACACCAGTCTACATTTTACCATACAAAAATCATAAGTTAGCCTTTGGAATCAAACTTTTAGCTTTTAACACTTGTAACATAAAAGGAAACTGAATAATGGGTTGTTAAGTGCATGAGGCTCCCATCATTATGGGTTGTCAAGGCACCAAATTTATCATAACAAATTAAGAAATTGTACACATACGTACCAATGATGCCATTCCTTGAGCATCTGTTATAAGATTACTGCCTCTTAAGAATATATCAGCCAATGCCCCCTGTCGAATTGCAATAATAACTTATTAGACACACATATACAGTGTCCTATGCAGAAAACAATGACTATAAAgcctacaattttttttcttttattttcaccATCAACAAATTTTCACCATAAAGCTCTAGTTTGAAGCAGACAAAATGAATTTAGTGatgtgaattttattttttttgtcgaGATAGACCGGAAAGTTTGACTATCTCTAAGATATGAGTTGTCCATACAAAATACCAGATATTTCTTCCAATCTAAAACTTTAAGACTTAATGTTtgtaaactttgtttttcttatatactATTTCTACATTTTCAACTGTTTACCGGGCATTACACTATAGAGTTCAAGTTCAAGTATAGAATCCAGCTACACTTGAAGAACTGTGCAACAGTCCTTCATCTTAGGCAGTACCGGATCTAATTCATCTGCATGCATTtattcataattgaattattcatCATAGGTACATTAAACACAAAAGGCATTTCATTATTCCCAATTTTAAGCTTATCCAAAGATTAATCAAAACCAGAGGCAGAAGCTCCTAAACAAACCTGAACAGCAGCCCTGTAGAAGAGCTCCTCTCCAACTGAACTCGCAGCAACCATCAGTATAAACTGCATGGAACATTCAATTAGATCTTTCTTCGTCATAGAACTAGATTTCAAACAATTCACAATGTCAAAGCAAGCAAGTTTCATCAAATTACCTGCCAAGGGGACATCCCATAGAAAAAGCTCCACAGTTCTTCATCCTCAACATCTCTGATGGCACGGGCATGGGGTGATAGCTTCACAACTTCATCCTATTAGTTAACATGTCAACTCGTTACTTTGAGCTTTCAAAATGAGGAAAGTTTAGATTCACAAAGGCTCAATTCGTGTGAACAAACTTACATCGAGTATAAACAAAAGGGCCATAATTGGAGGAGCTGCATATCCAAGTCCTTCCAAAATGGCATCTAGCGATAGATGGAAACCCCCCAGAGAGTCAATTCCTGTAATCGAACAGATAAAACTCCCCGCAACAGCCATGGCACCATAAATCCCTGCAACAAGGAACTCATCACAATCAACCCATGCTAGAAAAAGTAAAGTTCCACTCACATATAAAATCTAATTTCCATTTTCCCGAGTGGAAAATTCATTAATTCGATTGATTTAAAGAGAATCTTCCAACACTTTTACTTCATGTGCTACACAACAAAGCAACTCTCTGCTTCAGTTCAAAGAAAGTAAAAGGGTAGCAGAAAAGTTCAGAAGTTTGGTACTGattagattttaaaagttaGCGTGATGTCGTCAGAACTGAGCTAAACTCACCGATGCCATAACTGAGTCTGACGACAGCACCAATCTTTTCCCAAACGGGAAAGTCGGCATCGTTGAAAGTGCTGCGGTTGAATGTGGTGACCTCCATGGCAGGTGTAGTGAACCCAGTTCGAGCCTTTCCATCATCGATTGCGTCGCCGCTTCCCTCCGCCGAAGCCTTGACACAACGCACCGAAAGCTTAGGCGCGTCGAAACACacgttgttcttcttcttcctgggCTGAAATTCACAGAGCTTGGAGCAGTGAGCAAGTGCTGCAGGAAGAGATGAAGTTGAACTCGAAGGCGAAGGAGTGAGCCGCAGAGACAGCTCCATCAACAACAAGGACAAGGATTGTTCAGAAGGAGGAAAGAGAAGTAAAGGTGTGAGATTTGGCGTTGTTCATTAATTGCCAGCGAGGTTGTAACATACAATAACATATGACAGCATCTCCTATATTGTTATACCAATGTTCGTGTTCGTATCTCTGTGGGTGTGGTTTGTATGAGTCGTGAGGAAGAGAAGCTGATTTGAAGATGGAGTGGTCAACTTGGACAAGATTGATTAGAATATCCCAACAACCAACCACACCCTGCCATGTGGAGATAACGTTGGCAACTCTCCAGTTACGTGAAATTCCATGATTTTTTCTGGTTTTCCATTTATGTTGAAGCCATCAACTAATTTtgcattttcctttttcatttaaGTAAGTTAATACAATGGTACTACAATAATAGAATGAGAtgcttttacatttatttaatatatattataaaaataaaatgatcataaaaatataaatttttatatttttttaaaaaaataaaataaaaagtaagaaaaaataatgttaaataaatataaaaaacttaagtTTCTCcgataatatttttctaatctaCCGTCTTTCGTAAAGCTTTCTCCCACTTCTTTCACAGTTCACCTAATTCATGAGTAATGGAGAACAGTGATCGCATGCACCCTTCATTAACAAAAACGCAATACAATGAAATCGTTTAACACTATtatgtgtgataaaaaaaaaatctttttgaatatttgatacagttttatgcttgaaattatCTATTAAACTGATACAGCATCTAGCTGATGTCGTGTTTGGTGGAATGACACATTTTCTTTCTATTGAAATATCTgcattattgaaaatataattaaaatgagaCGTGCCTCAGTATCTgggaaaattaaatttaatgggACAAAATCTGTAAGAAAGAAATCTTTACAAGCAAAAGCAACTAGAATTCTCAATTATTAACCATCTATTGGGTTTCagttgtttttttaattgttctaattaaattttaactgcAACGCTGAGATTATTCATATATTAGTGGTTGATTTTAAGATATATCAGTAGTTGCTAATATTAGTAGATAAATTTAATTCCGTGGTCACCAAATAAGTTTCTACAAATATACCATCGATGAATCCATTTTGTCTTTTCCTTATATGGGTTAACATAGATTTCAACTTCAACGTGGCAAGGTCCAAGCTAGGTTTTAGATTTTCGTGTTGTCAATTACTGAGAATATTATGacgtttttttaatttgtttataaaatatattctatatGTAGTTTTCATCttggtaaataaaatataaaatagccTCTTTTCTAGAATACATGGTCTACATCTtctaaataaaacataaaactacAACGTTAATTTGCTTTCGGAGACAAAGTAAAGAGAAgcgtatgtatatataatagataataTAATACAAAGACATTATCAATGtcaatgaaatatttataatgttgAAGTGCTCTCATAGATCCAAGATTATTTGAcgcatataatttatatttttaatgtataaaagaaataaataaagaaatttaaatactaataaatttaaaatgatatttaagttggttaatttgaattaataacTTTATACATTGATTTTctattatagaaatataaataaacttgaaTTATTTAAACATCGGTTATATTTAAAAGTATCGTTACTACCAGGATTTTTTCCAGTTACGTGATGGACTTAAATTGTTAACAGACTCCGCAAACATTCACTTCTGTTTGTATGTGTGATATgattaagtattttattaagaaGCTTTAGTAAATTGAGACCGCAATAAATTAAGATTATAAAAGAAAGtgtataattatgtttaaaaataagttttgtaTTGCTTTATCCACGGCCACCAAATGTTCTATGAACCACCCTATACCTAATTTACTCATGTCCATCTTCGTTTTACCTTCAATCGATATTAACAtccatttcatttttaatgAATGTTGATATCCGTCAAACGGATGTGACTATCTCCgtaaattaaaaacttgaaatttttttttttacggaTGTGgcgtttaattaataatataaaaaatattataataattaattaaataattaaataataatatataaattaaattaataataattattttattaaataaaattaaattaatttatatataattatataataaatttaaaataaaataaaataatatttatatattaatttaaaatataataaattaataaactataaaagataaaaaatcttAACGAATGTGACCATATccgtttaattaattatataaaaatattaaattaataaataaaaaattaaaaaaaaaacatgaatgaATGTAATATATTCATTAAAGTACTTTTTTCTTCAACGAATATCGACATTCTTTCAGAAAAAATTTAGGagttagaatattttaaaatataaagatagttttcaaatttttaaaatgtatgatGATGGAGGAACAATATGGAGTGGTGTTAAAAGTAACCCCTCTAGACTGCTTGTGAAATCTGGCCCAGAAAAGAGCCCAAATCAAGCCTTTTAAATAATCACAAATGTCCTTTAAATGTTCTTATGAAAGTGACCATTTTATCCTTATAAAAGTGACTTTCAAACTATAATGTCCGGAACAGGCTTTCCagaattaattttctgaaaCGAAATATCAGAATAAAATTTTCGtgtgaaattttgaaataaatctCCAAAAAACAGGTGAAATACATTCCGgaacatatttttttgaataaattcTCGGAATACACTTTTCAGAAAATGCATATAATACTTTGCAAAATGAATTTTCTGAAACACCTATATGAAAAGGGTTTCTGaaaagaatttttttgaaacatatgaaatatttttcttgaaaaactTGTTTGAAATGATTCtttttgacattttttctttttttctttttttcttttctagtaGCGGTTTGGTACCGCGATCATAACAGTGGAGTTATGATAGTGAaggatatttaaatatttttcttttaacccTTCAATATTTCATCATTAGTACACTTTGGTTATCTAAAATTATTATCTAATCTTAAGATGAATacaaattgataaattttttcaCTCTCAGATTTTATATTGCAATTGTCtagtgtttttttattgatattttttttaagaaagaacaGTAAATTTGAGTAGTGAATTAAAAAAGTGGAGTCAATAGTACATGAATAGTGAGGTAGGATTATATGATAATAAGGTAAACGGCagttatgaatatattttagatttggTGCTGGTGATGctcattttaattcttttttaatttaaagtcaTTGCCTTACAGGAATAATCTTTTGTAATCATTGTGTTCATTAAGAATTCAAACATGCAAAAATATCGCCAATTGCAACTACAGACCCGCACGGATGTCCTATATTTTTATGGGCTATTGTACCTCtacgtataaaaaaaattctccaaatataaatatatatatatatatatagatagatatagatagatagatattgGGGTAAAAtggataactttttttatatatttggagGTACAGTGGATTtccaatttaatataaaatagataatCTAAAGAAATTTAGATGGTTGAGGAATAAAGGAAGATATTGAATAATGAAGTATTGAAGTAAAGCAATGcaatagttattatattttgtttccttGATCAACACTAAACAACTAAAAGAACTTTTACTAtgtgtaaataatttaaaattaactttgcTTCTATTTGAACAAAATGACTTTATCATTGTTTCTAAGAAAGTTGGGTAAATGTGTTATGTTCTTATGCATTCTCATTATTCTTCGACTTTGACATTCTTCACATCATACTATCAaagtttattttacaaaattatgcTTTATTctcattattgttttaatttaattaagttctaaattttcataatatgtTGTTTATTGAGTAgttacaatttatattttttaatctgtttAACGTTCTCATGTTTCAAATAAAGAAATGTTAAAGTGAATccaaatattgattttatatttcaaattaaatatgcttttaatttttaaattttaacggaaaattaaaattagtgtctatctcatattttaatataatttgacaaTCAAacttaacaataaataaatctaattttttaatatgttaaaaagattttaaactttttgtctaaaatatttatattgtttgacatattttaattttaatattaatctaacaattttttaacactgttttgaaaaaaaccatatacattttaatttttaaattcaaagaacaaaaatattttaaaaaacagaataaaatttcaattttgaacttatttataaTCCTCCAAACATGTCCAATCCTATACGTACGGTGACTAAAGAGTAAGAAATCACTACCTTAGCGATTAATATTTTCTGTTCTATAATTATCTTTAACGGTGATTCTGAGTCCTTTAGCGGTGTACCATATTATCAGCAACTTTTTATTCTGATTTCTTTCTGACTTTTGTTTGTCgtatatgttaattaattatgatttttattttccaaaggATGGTTTTGTCATACTTACGTAACCAAAGTGATCCGATAAAAATAATCCCCACATCAAAAATAGATTTTCAACGTTCGCAAATATCTcttatcttatttaaaaatgCAACAAATTGTTATGATTTCAGTTTGAAATGTTTTCTGTAAAGAGAACTGGTAATGTTAagattaataaattatgttgtTTGTTAGAAATAAAtgcaaatttaatttattgagtAATGTCTTCt harbors:
- the LOC108334674 gene encoding uncharacterized protein LOC108334674; the encoded protein is MELSLRLTPSPSSSTSSLPAALAHCSKLCEFQPRKKKNNVCFDAPKLSVRCVKASAEGSGDAIDDGKARTGFTTPAMEVTTFNRSTFNDADFPVWEKIGAVVRLSYGIGIYGAMAVAGSFICSITGIDSLGGFHLSLDAILEGLGYAAPPIMALLFILDDEVVKLSPHARAIRDVEDEELWSFFYGMSPWQFILMVAASSVGEELFYRAAVQGALADIFLRGSNLITDAQGMASLTGVLPPFVPFAQAFAAVLTAVLTGSLYYMAASPKDPTYVVAPVTQSRSGRQDLKKLFEAWYEKRQMKKIYSPLLEGLLALYLGLEWIQTDNILAPIITHGIYSTVILGHGLWKIHDHRRRLRQRIQQLKSEEKNTN